The following are from one region of the Arachis duranensis cultivar V14167 chromosome 10, aradu.V14167.gnm2.J7QH, whole genome shotgun sequence genome:
- the LOC107471566 gene encoding protein WVD2-like 7 isoform X1 — translation MGDSACLMQMQQPFCYASGIINEANERNPIHALGQSSVSFGRFMSESLAWEKWSSFSHNRYVEEAERFSRPGSVAQKKAFFEAHYKKLAAQKAAAAALLEQANNAAAQNNNEDEHVDEVANNDVAQNNAIDDNSERRSSSTRLVVKEEQDSIISANGNYSVSDLEASSTILPQSNKVEEAVSKMEEEPLVGNSMKIELQSQNEDAEKILETTPIMTPLLKQGSRYDQEILPSVSKKKPPVSSFKLLKSNATSKVASTPIKSTAATLSSKRDNSNIAATPTSSSNKHASLLSSADKRRSTPYKSVNFTPIRELNRLTASVMKKFESARASAGSSKASKDASLTPLRTPTMTYKKEMPMHSALTPLTEKKRNKTPLDLSSTGKNTASSKWRLLSTENKMRSPMISSPFSLRTEERAARRKKKLEEKFNANEAQKVQLHTKLKEKAETEIRKLRQSFCFKARPLPDFYKERKESNKETQKDPQIQSESRKATPHSQRPYNGSGTIKNFQEKTQRRTFAHHLSTTLENTSPNIQQGNLKNRNHKQ, via the exons ATGGGGGACTCAGCTTGtctcatgcaaatgcaacaaccaTTCTGTTATGCTTCTGGGATTATCAATGAAGCCAATGAG AGAAACCCGATTCATGCATTGGGGCAATCATCAGTTTCCTTTGGGAGGTTCATGTCAGAATCTCTTGCATGGGAGAAATGGTCAAGCTTCTCTCACAACCGCTACGTCGAAGAGGCAGAGAGGTTCTCAAGGCCTGGCTCAGTTGCTCAGAAGAAGGCCTTCTTTGAAGCTCACTACAAGAAACTCGCCGCTCAAAAGGCGGCTGCAGCAGCATTGCTCGAACAAGCAAACAATGCTGCTGCAcaaaacaataatgaagatgagCATGTCGACGAAGTTGCAAACAATGATGTTGCACAAAACAATGCTATTGATGATAATTCAGAGAGAAGAAGTTCAAGCACTAGATTggttgtcaaagaagaacaaGATTCCATTATCAGTGCCAATGGGAATTACTCAGTTTCGGATTTAGAGGCAAGTAGTACTATTTTGCCTCAAAGTAACAAGGTAGAAGAAGCTGTGTCAAAGATGGAAGAAGAACCTTTGGTTGGGAATTCAATGAAGATTGAATTGCAAAGCCAAAATGAAGATGCTGAAAAGATCCTTGAAACAACTCCAATTATGACACCATTACTGAAG CAGGGTTCAAGATATGATCAAGAAATTTTGCCTTCAGTTAGCAAGAAGAAACCACCAGTTTCTTCCTTCAAATTGCTAAAGAGCAATGCAACCTCCAAAGTTGCTTCTACACCAATCAAATCAACAGCAGCTACTCTTTCTTCAAAGAGAGATAACAGTAATATTGCTGCTACCCCAACTAGCAGCAGCAACAAGCATGCTTCATTACTAAGCTCTGCTGATAAAAGAAGATCTACTCCTTACAAGTCGGTCAATTTTACGCCGATTAGAGAACTTAATAGATTGACTGCATCAGTCATGAAGAAATTTGAAAGTGCAAGAGCTAGTGCTGGTTCCTCAAAGGCTTCAAAGGATGCATCATTAACTCCTCTAAGAACACCAACTATG ACTTATAAGAAGGAGATGCCGATGCATTCTGCATTGACCCCattaacagaaaagaaaag GAACAAAACTCCTCTTGATTTATCAAGCACAGGCAAAAATACAGCCAGCTCTAAATGGCGCTTGCTCTCAACAGA AAATAAAATGAGATCCCCAATGATATCCTCACCTTTCAGCTTGAGGACAGAAGAAAGGGCTGCAAGAAGAAAGAAG AAACTTGAAGAAAAGTTCAATGCCAATGAGGCACAAAAAGTGCAACTTCATACAAAACTCAAG GAAAAAGCAGAGACAGAGATCAGAAAACTTCGCCAAAGTTTTTGCTTCAAAGCAAGGCCACTACCTGATTTTtacaaggaaaggaaagaatcaaacaaggagacaCAGAAG GATCCACAGATACAATCTGAATCAAGAAAGGCTACTCCTCATAGTCAGAGACCTTACAATGGCAGTGGCACCATCAAGAACTTCCAGGAAAAGACTCAGCGCCGCACCTTTGCTCATCATCTGAGTACTACTCTTGAGAATACATCACCAAATATTCAACAAGGAAACCTCAAGAATAGGAATCACAAACAATGA
- the LOC107471566 gene encoding protein WVD2-like 7 isoform X2, with the protein MGDSACLMQMQQPFCYASGIINEANERNPIHALGQSSVSFGRFMSESLAWEKWSSFSHNRYVEEAERFSRPGSVAQKKAFFEAHYKKLAAQKAAAAALLEQANNAAAQNNNEDEHVDEVANNDVAQNNAIDDNSERRSSSTRLVVKEEQDSIISANGNYSVSDLEASSTILPQSNKVEEAVSKMEEEPLVGNSMKIELQSQNEDAEKILETTPIMTPLLKGSRYDQEILPSVSKKKPPVSSFKLLKSNATSKVASTPIKSTAATLSSKRDNSNIAATPTSSSNKHASLLSSADKRRSTPYKSVNFTPIRELNRLTASVMKKFESARASAGSSKASKDASLTPLRTPTMTYKKEMPMHSALTPLTEKKRNKTPLDLSSTGKNTASSKWRLLSTENKMRSPMISSPFSLRTEERAARRKKKLEEKFNANEAQKVQLHTKLKEKAETEIRKLRQSFCFKARPLPDFYKERKESNKETQKDPQIQSESRKATPHSQRPYNGSGTIKNFQEKTQRRTFAHHLSTTLENTSPNIQQGNLKNRNHKQ; encoded by the exons ATGGGGGACTCAGCTTGtctcatgcaaatgcaacaaccaTTCTGTTATGCTTCTGGGATTATCAATGAAGCCAATGAG AGAAACCCGATTCATGCATTGGGGCAATCATCAGTTTCCTTTGGGAGGTTCATGTCAGAATCTCTTGCATGGGAGAAATGGTCAAGCTTCTCTCACAACCGCTACGTCGAAGAGGCAGAGAGGTTCTCAAGGCCTGGCTCAGTTGCTCAGAAGAAGGCCTTCTTTGAAGCTCACTACAAGAAACTCGCCGCTCAAAAGGCGGCTGCAGCAGCATTGCTCGAACAAGCAAACAATGCTGCTGCAcaaaacaataatgaagatgagCATGTCGACGAAGTTGCAAACAATGATGTTGCACAAAACAATGCTATTGATGATAATTCAGAGAGAAGAAGTTCAAGCACTAGATTggttgtcaaagaagaacaaGATTCCATTATCAGTGCCAATGGGAATTACTCAGTTTCGGATTTAGAGGCAAGTAGTACTATTTTGCCTCAAAGTAACAAGGTAGAAGAAGCTGTGTCAAAGATGGAAGAAGAACCTTTGGTTGGGAATTCAATGAAGATTGAATTGCAAAGCCAAAATGAAGATGCTGAAAAGATCCTTGAAACAACTCCAATTATGACACCATTACTGAAG GGTTCAAGATATGATCAAGAAATTTTGCCTTCAGTTAGCAAGAAGAAACCACCAGTTTCTTCCTTCAAATTGCTAAAGAGCAATGCAACCTCCAAAGTTGCTTCTACACCAATCAAATCAACAGCAGCTACTCTTTCTTCAAAGAGAGATAACAGTAATATTGCTGCTACCCCAACTAGCAGCAGCAACAAGCATGCTTCATTACTAAGCTCTGCTGATAAAAGAAGATCTACTCCTTACAAGTCGGTCAATTTTACGCCGATTAGAGAACTTAATAGATTGACTGCATCAGTCATGAAGAAATTTGAAAGTGCAAGAGCTAGTGCTGGTTCCTCAAAGGCTTCAAAGGATGCATCATTAACTCCTCTAAGAACACCAACTATG ACTTATAAGAAGGAGATGCCGATGCATTCTGCATTGACCCCattaacagaaaagaaaag GAACAAAACTCCTCTTGATTTATCAAGCACAGGCAAAAATACAGCCAGCTCTAAATGGCGCTTGCTCTCAACAGA AAATAAAATGAGATCCCCAATGATATCCTCACCTTTCAGCTTGAGGACAGAAGAAAGGGCTGCAAGAAGAAAGAAG AAACTTGAAGAAAAGTTCAATGCCAATGAGGCACAAAAAGTGCAACTTCATACAAAACTCAAG GAAAAAGCAGAGACAGAGATCAGAAAACTTCGCCAAAGTTTTTGCTTCAAAGCAAGGCCACTACCTGATTTTtacaaggaaaggaaagaatcaaacaaggagacaCAGAAG GATCCACAGATACAATCTGAATCAAGAAAGGCTACTCCTCATAGTCAGAGACCTTACAATGGCAGTGGCACCATCAAGAACTTCCAGGAAAAGACTCAGCGCCGCACCTTTGCTCATCATCTGAGTACTACTCTTGAGAATACATCACCAAATATTCAACAAGGAAACCTCAAGAATAGGAATCACAAACAATGA